Proteins from a genomic interval of Schistocerca piceifrons isolate TAMUIC-IGC-003096 chromosome 3, iqSchPice1.1, whole genome shotgun sequence:
- the LOC124787660 gene encoding mushroom body large-type Kenyon cell-specific protein 1 isoform X1, translating to MAECSYARCVQERRAIKKELQRWTKNMVFVVGLERVAEELMGRRKWKHYQESVLRSRPQADIEPSSSDWQVEDKCCFCDGGMFLRPATSPQSDSCSSSNSHSSFHETQSTVAADNSPPRLAMTTLEPVTSLAASLAAIPTYSPGPAQGQSQGHSAMATTPPAGLSLYPAVARHRTPAGLFPPWYMSPTAPAPNVQSEGKTEPETPPVVVSLPASTPLSVPSAAASEQPLDLSAKAKEEASAPSASPVPQPLGLATLSLDSKQIFKAKPRMSAVAGRRTYTEEELQAALRDIQSGKLGTRRAAVIYGIPRSTLRNKVYKLAMERERDAHLVVPTVEERDLSGAEDEKEVERALSRPLLSVDDLLRLSVLDGDALRVLLEEVSAGHNREASESASSPVFPQSSELWHGLEQSALGPYISQLLIAGSAQDPCHAESGGTLPKFSSPLLPELVRRMMAEEQQQQIKKLGSANNLEANTNVTLNGASGDEIQKLGDSDNSAGPPRVPSASSQTDPVKATTKVGEADESSDTDATASTSRVATPPNVILRIPSFKPTTKNGVATRGSGSLPSSEIPFQTVGVPAFPGQESSHVLNSSSNNSNESCSPPASNLVGKGIGVSLRDVIAKSISQKFQPTDLPMSQKLLLSADEPPPFKRGRFTPPLNTNITSCTIKHNNNNNTNVDDKNKTSPAGGKASSNSTGKGTRPKRGKYRNYDRDSLVEAVRAVQRGEMSVHRAGSYYGVPHSTLEYKVKERHLMRPRKREPKQQQSDEVKRKDESGTSIPRSTATTSSALANDKLKTLPKPPKTAFNSPAPLPGAPNGLKIPPLFDPSLSLAAYANVTTAFPFWPGPFHALPVPDFATPAGSFPPNPEHFFAPQMIHRLQDETRTAPRTSPSSAVPPLGKTAREMAASLYDGTGANGNFLDGIIRSSLEMGLPSSSPKEGSTGVGNSGKMSNKALIDQLCRNSCVTPLPKAPTPFSIKDCSTSVNSSDEEPVRQESVIQDKPLESASPAEPVVCLSNSSSGLPEHDCRIDSEHVTSVSDEKHSKDSVLPLSGVHCVTPTEDSSELFTKDSSEFHKEHVHNPTDESACDSKTVKILGDIEAAKDLLPKEEGNEDSEQTEDTKSMTVNS from the exons ATGGCGGAGTGCTCCTATGCTCGCTGTGTTCAGGAGCGCCGAGCAATCAAAAAAGAGCTGCAAAGATGGACGAAGAATATGGTTTTCGTAGTAG GTTTGGAACGGGTAGCGGAGGAGTTAATgggaagaaggaaatggaaacatTATCAGGAGTCAGTTTTGAGAAGTAGACCGCAAGCAGACATAGAACCCAGCAGCAGTGATTGGCAAGTTGAAGACAAATGTTGCTTTTGCGACGGTGGGATGTTCCTAAGACCAGCAACA AGTCCACAGTCCGACAGCTGCAGTAGTTCCAACAGCCACAGCAGTTTTCACGAAACCCAGTCGACAGTAGCAGCAGACAATTCACCTCCCAGGCTGGCGATGACAACACTCGAACCGGTCACGTCACTGGCCGCGTCGCTGGCAGCTATCCCGACCTACAGCCCGGGACCCGCACAGGGCCAGAGCCAGGGGCACTCCGCAATGGCAACCACCCCTCCAGCAGGCCTCTCTCTCTACCCCGCAGTAGCACGCCATCGAACACCTGCGGGACTCTTCCCTCCGTGGTACATGTCACCGACGGCACCTGCTCCGAACGTGCAGTCGGAAGGAAAGACTGAACCGGAAACTCCACCCGTCGTCGTATCCCTCCCTGCATCTACACCGCTGTCGGTGCCATCAGCTGCGGCGAGTGAGCAGCCTTTGGACTTGAGTGCCAAAGCCAAGGAAGAAGCCTCTGCACCCAGCGCCTCACCTGTGCCTCAGCCTTTGGGATTGGCAACTCTGAGTTTGGACAGCAAGCAGATATTCAA GGCGAAACCAAGAATGAGTGCAGTGGCAGGTCGAAGGACATACACAGAAGAAGAGCTTCAGGCTGCTCTGAGAGATATCCAGAGTGGAAAATTAGGAACTCGACGTGCAGCTGTTATTTATGGTATACCACGCTCCACACTTCGGAACAAAGTGTACAAGTTGGCTATGGAGCGTGAACGTGACGCACACTTAGTGGTTCCTACAGTAGAGGAAAGAGACCTATCTGGCGCTGAGGATGAGAAGGAAGTTGAACGTGCTTTAAGTCGTCCTCTTCTTTCTGTTGATGATCTTCTGCGATTATCTGTGCTAGATGGGGATGCTCTTAGAGTTCTTCTGGAGGAAGTTTCTGCAGGACACAATCGTGAAGCAAGTGAGTCAGCATCCTCCCCAGTGTTTCCACAGTCTAGTGAACTTTGGCATGGTCTAGAACAGAGTGCATTGGGACCTTACATCTCCCAGCTTCTGATAGCTGGAAGTGCTCAAGATCCTTGCCATGCTGAAAGTGGAGGTACACTCCCAAAATTTTCTTCCCCTCTTCTCCCCGAACTTGTCCGCCGCATGATGGCAGAGGAGCAGCAACAGCAGATAAAGAAGCTAGGTAGTGCCAATAATTTGGAAGCAAATACAAATGTAACATTGAATGGTGCTTCAGGTGATGAGATACAGAAGTTAGGTGATAGCGACAACAGTGCTGGGCCACCGAGAGTTCCGTCTGCATCATCTCAAACAGACCCTGTGAAAGCTACAACAAAAGTTGGGGAAGCAGACGAATCATCTGACACAGATGCAACAGCTTCCACTTCTAGAGTTGCCACACCACCAAATGTGATACTGAGAATTCCGTCCTTTAAACCAACTACGAAAAATGGTGTGGCTACTCGAGGAAGTGGAAGTTTGCCTTCTAGTGAAATTCCATTCCAGACTGTTGGAGTTCCTGCATTTCCTGGCCAGGAATCTAGTCATGTATTgaacagcagcagtaacaacagtaATGAGTCTTGTTCACCACCAGCATCTAACCTTGTAGGAAAAGGGATCGGGGTCAGTTTACGTGATGTTATAGCCAAAAGCATTAGTCAGAAGTTTCAACCGACTGATCTTCCAATGTCACAGAAGCTCTTATTATCAGCAGATGAGCCACCCCCATTTAAGAGAGGTCGTTTTACTCCtccattaaatacaaatatcacatcgTGCACTATAAaacacaataacaataacaacactaaTGTTGATGATAAAAACAAGACATCCCCTGCAGGTGGAAAAGCTTCATCAAATTCTACTGGCAAAGGAACCCGGCCAAAACGTGGAAAATACCGTAATTATGACCGTGATAGTTTGGTGGAAGCTGTTAGAGCAGTGCAGAGGGGTGAAATGAGTGTCCATAGGGCAGGATCATATTATGGTGTTCCACATTCAACATTAGAATACAAGGTGAAAGAGAGACATTTGATGAGACCTCGGAAGAGGGAGCCCAAGCAACAACAGTCTGATGAAGTTAAAAGGAAAGATGAATCTGGAACTTCAATTCCAAGGAGCACAGCAACGACCTCATCAGCACTGGCAAATGataaacttaaaactttgcctaaaCCTCCCAAGACTGCCTTTAATTCACCTGCTCCATTACCTGGTGCACCAAATGGTCTGAAAATACCACCCTTGTTTGATCCCAGTTTATCTCTTGCTGCATATGCTAATGTTACAACAGCCTTTCCATTTTGGCCTGGTCCATTTCATGCCTTACCAGTTCCAGATTTTGCCACTCCTGCTGGTAGCTTTCCTCCAAATCCTGAACATTTCTTTGCACCACAAATGATACACAGGCTACAAGATGAAACTAGGACTGCACCACGAACGAGCCCGTCTTCAGCAGTTCCTCCTCTTGGGAAGACTGCACGAGAGATGGCAGCATCTTTGTATGATGGAACAGGAGCTAATGGTAATTTTCTTGATGGTATAATTCGTTCAAGTCTTGAGATGGGTTTGCCATCATCCTCACCCAAAGAAGGCAGTACAGGTGTGGGAAATAGCGGAAAAATGTCTAACAAAGCACTCATTGATCAGCTTTGTCGTAACAGTTGTGTCACTCCTCTGCCCAAAGCTCCAACACCTTTTAGTATAAAAGATTGCAGTACCAGTGTAAATAGCTCAGATGAAGAACCTGTAAGGCAAGAAAGTGTCATCCAGGACAAGCCCTTAGAATCTGCTTCTCCTGCAGAGCCTGTAGTTTGTCTATCAAATTCATCCAGTGGCCTGCCAGAACATGACTGTAGAATAGATAGTGAACATGTTACTTCAGTTTCAGATGAAAAACATAGCAAGGACAGTGTTTTGCCACTGTCAGGGGTGCACTGTGTGACACCAACTGAAGATAGTTCTGAATTATTTACTAAAGATTCAAGTGAATTTCATAAAGAACATGTTCATAATCCAACTGATGAAAGTGCCTGTGATAGTAAAACTGTAAAAATACTTGGTGATATTGAAGCTGCCAAAGACTTACTCCCTAAAGAAGAAGGCAATGAGGATTCAGAACAAACTGAGGATACCAAATCAATGACGGTCAACTCATAG
- the LOC124787660 gene encoding mushroom body large-type Kenyon cell-specific protein 1 isoform X3 — MGRRKWKHYQESVLRSRPQADIEPSSSDWQVEDKCCFCDGGMFLRPATSPQSDSCSSSNSHSSFHETQSTVAADNSPPRLAMTTLEPVTSLAASLAAIPTYSPGPAQGQSQGHSAMATTPPAGLSLYPAVARHRTPAGLFPPWYMSPTAPAPNVQSEGKTEPETPPVVVSLPASTPLSVPSAAASEQPLDLSAKAKEEASAPSASPVPQPLGLATLSLDSKQIFKAKPRMSAVAGRRTYTEEELQAALRDIQSGKLGTRRAAVIYGIPRSTLRNKVYKLAMERERDAHLVVPTVEERDLSGAEDEKEVERALSRPLLSVDDLLRLSVLDGDALRVLLEEVSAGHNREASESASSPVFPQSSELWHGLEQSALGPYISQLLIAGSAQDPCHAESGGTLPKFSSPLLPELVRRMMAEEQQQQIKKLGSANNLEANTNVTLNGASGDEIQKLGDSDNSAGPPRVPSASSQTDPVKATTKVGEADESSDTDATASTSRVATPPNVILRIPSFKPTTKNGVATRGSGSLPSSEIPFQTVGVPAFPGQESSHVLNSSSNNSNESCSPPASNLVGKGIGVSLRDVIAKSISQKFQPTDLPMSQKLLLSADEPPPFKRGRFTPPLNTNITSCTIKHNNNNNTNVDDKNKTSPAGGKASSNSTGKGTRPKRGKYRNYDRDSLVEAVRAVQRGEMSVHRAGSYYGVPHSTLEYKVKERHLMRPRKREPKQQQSDEVKRKDESGTSIPRSTATTSSALANDKLKTLPKPPKTAFNSPAPLPGAPNGLKIPPLFDPSLSLAAYANVTTAFPFWPGPFHALPVPDFATPAGSFPPNPEHFFAPQMIHRLQDETRTAPRTSPSSAVPPLGKTAREMAASLYDGTGANGNFLDGIIRSSLEMGLPSSSPKEGSTGVGNSGKMSNKALIDQLCRNSCVTPLPKAPTPFSIKDCSTSVNSSDEEPVRQESVIQDKPLESASPAEPVVCLSNSSSGLPEHDCRIDSEHVTSVSDEKHSKDSVLPLSGVHCVTPTEDSSELFTKDSSEFHKEHVHNPTDESACDSKTVKILGDIEAAKDLLPKEEGNEDSEQTEDTKSMTVNS, encoded by the exons ATgggaagaaggaaatggaaacatTATCAGGAGTCAGTTTTGAGAAGTAGACCGCAAGCAGACATAGAACCCAGCAGCAGTGATTGGCAAGTTGAAGACAAATGTTGCTTTTGCGACGGTGGGATGTTCCTAAGACCAGCAACA AGTCCACAGTCCGACAGCTGCAGTAGTTCCAACAGCCACAGCAGTTTTCACGAAACCCAGTCGACAGTAGCAGCAGACAATTCACCTCCCAGGCTGGCGATGACAACACTCGAACCGGTCACGTCACTGGCCGCGTCGCTGGCAGCTATCCCGACCTACAGCCCGGGACCCGCACAGGGCCAGAGCCAGGGGCACTCCGCAATGGCAACCACCCCTCCAGCAGGCCTCTCTCTCTACCCCGCAGTAGCACGCCATCGAACACCTGCGGGACTCTTCCCTCCGTGGTACATGTCACCGACGGCACCTGCTCCGAACGTGCAGTCGGAAGGAAAGACTGAACCGGAAACTCCACCCGTCGTCGTATCCCTCCCTGCATCTACACCGCTGTCGGTGCCATCAGCTGCGGCGAGTGAGCAGCCTTTGGACTTGAGTGCCAAAGCCAAGGAAGAAGCCTCTGCACCCAGCGCCTCACCTGTGCCTCAGCCTTTGGGATTGGCAACTCTGAGTTTGGACAGCAAGCAGATATTCAA GGCGAAACCAAGAATGAGTGCAGTGGCAGGTCGAAGGACATACACAGAAGAAGAGCTTCAGGCTGCTCTGAGAGATATCCAGAGTGGAAAATTAGGAACTCGACGTGCAGCTGTTATTTATGGTATACCACGCTCCACACTTCGGAACAAAGTGTACAAGTTGGCTATGGAGCGTGAACGTGACGCACACTTAGTGGTTCCTACAGTAGAGGAAAGAGACCTATCTGGCGCTGAGGATGAGAAGGAAGTTGAACGTGCTTTAAGTCGTCCTCTTCTTTCTGTTGATGATCTTCTGCGATTATCTGTGCTAGATGGGGATGCTCTTAGAGTTCTTCTGGAGGAAGTTTCTGCAGGACACAATCGTGAAGCAAGTGAGTCAGCATCCTCCCCAGTGTTTCCACAGTCTAGTGAACTTTGGCATGGTCTAGAACAGAGTGCATTGGGACCTTACATCTCCCAGCTTCTGATAGCTGGAAGTGCTCAAGATCCTTGCCATGCTGAAAGTGGAGGTACACTCCCAAAATTTTCTTCCCCTCTTCTCCCCGAACTTGTCCGCCGCATGATGGCAGAGGAGCAGCAACAGCAGATAAAGAAGCTAGGTAGTGCCAATAATTTGGAAGCAAATACAAATGTAACATTGAATGGTGCTTCAGGTGATGAGATACAGAAGTTAGGTGATAGCGACAACAGTGCTGGGCCACCGAGAGTTCCGTCTGCATCATCTCAAACAGACCCTGTGAAAGCTACAACAAAAGTTGGGGAAGCAGACGAATCATCTGACACAGATGCAACAGCTTCCACTTCTAGAGTTGCCACACCACCAAATGTGATACTGAGAATTCCGTCCTTTAAACCAACTACGAAAAATGGTGTGGCTACTCGAGGAAGTGGAAGTTTGCCTTCTAGTGAAATTCCATTCCAGACTGTTGGAGTTCCTGCATTTCCTGGCCAGGAATCTAGTCATGTATTgaacagcagcagtaacaacagtaATGAGTCTTGTTCACCACCAGCATCTAACCTTGTAGGAAAAGGGATCGGGGTCAGTTTACGTGATGTTATAGCCAAAAGCATTAGTCAGAAGTTTCAACCGACTGATCTTCCAATGTCACAGAAGCTCTTATTATCAGCAGATGAGCCACCCCCATTTAAGAGAGGTCGTTTTACTCCtccattaaatacaaatatcacatcgTGCACTATAAaacacaataacaataacaacactaaTGTTGATGATAAAAACAAGACATCCCCTGCAGGTGGAAAAGCTTCATCAAATTCTACTGGCAAAGGAACCCGGCCAAAACGTGGAAAATACCGTAATTATGACCGTGATAGTTTGGTGGAAGCTGTTAGAGCAGTGCAGAGGGGTGAAATGAGTGTCCATAGGGCAGGATCATATTATGGTGTTCCACATTCAACATTAGAATACAAGGTGAAAGAGAGACATTTGATGAGACCTCGGAAGAGGGAGCCCAAGCAACAACAGTCTGATGAAGTTAAAAGGAAAGATGAATCTGGAACTTCAATTCCAAGGAGCACAGCAACGACCTCATCAGCACTGGCAAATGataaacttaaaactttgcctaaaCCTCCCAAGACTGCCTTTAATTCACCTGCTCCATTACCTGGTGCACCAAATGGTCTGAAAATACCACCCTTGTTTGATCCCAGTTTATCTCTTGCTGCATATGCTAATGTTACAACAGCCTTTCCATTTTGGCCTGGTCCATTTCATGCCTTACCAGTTCCAGATTTTGCCACTCCTGCTGGTAGCTTTCCTCCAAATCCTGAACATTTCTTTGCACCACAAATGATACACAGGCTACAAGATGAAACTAGGACTGCACCACGAACGAGCCCGTCTTCAGCAGTTCCTCCTCTTGGGAAGACTGCACGAGAGATGGCAGCATCTTTGTATGATGGAACAGGAGCTAATGGTAATTTTCTTGATGGTATAATTCGTTCAAGTCTTGAGATGGGTTTGCCATCATCCTCACCCAAAGAAGGCAGTACAGGTGTGGGAAATAGCGGAAAAATGTCTAACAAAGCACTCATTGATCAGCTTTGTCGTAACAGTTGTGTCACTCCTCTGCCCAAAGCTCCAACACCTTTTAGTATAAAAGATTGCAGTACCAGTGTAAATAGCTCAGATGAAGAACCTGTAAGGCAAGAAAGTGTCATCCAGGACAAGCCCTTAGAATCTGCTTCTCCTGCAGAGCCTGTAGTTTGTCTATCAAATTCATCCAGTGGCCTGCCAGAACATGACTGTAGAATAGATAGTGAACATGTTACTTCAGTTTCAGATGAAAAACATAGCAAGGACAGTGTTTTGCCACTGTCAGGGGTGCACTGTGTGACACCAACTGAAGATAGTTCTGAATTATTTACTAAAGATTCAAGTGAATTTCATAAAGAACATGTTCATAATCCAACTGATGAAAGTGCCTGTGATAGTAAAACTGTAAAAATACTTGGTGATATTGAAGCTGCCAAAGACTTACTCCCTAAAGAAGAAGGCAATGAGGATTCAGAACAAACTGAGGATACCAAATCAATGACGGTCAACTCATAG
- the LOC124787660 gene encoding mushroom body large-type Kenyon cell-specific protein 1 isoform X2, protein MHYNRGSSCLERVAEELMGRRKWKHYQESVLRSRPQADIEPSSSDWQVEDKCCFCDGGMFLRPATSPQSDSCSSSNSHSSFHETQSTVAADNSPPRLAMTTLEPVTSLAASLAAIPTYSPGPAQGQSQGHSAMATTPPAGLSLYPAVARHRTPAGLFPPWYMSPTAPAPNVQSEGKTEPETPPVVVSLPASTPLSVPSAAASEQPLDLSAKAKEEASAPSASPVPQPLGLATLSLDSKQIFKAKPRMSAVAGRRTYTEEELQAALRDIQSGKLGTRRAAVIYGIPRSTLRNKVYKLAMERERDAHLVVPTVEERDLSGAEDEKEVERALSRPLLSVDDLLRLSVLDGDALRVLLEEVSAGHNREASESASSPVFPQSSELWHGLEQSALGPYISQLLIAGSAQDPCHAESGGTLPKFSSPLLPELVRRMMAEEQQQQIKKLGSANNLEANTNVTLNGASGDEIQKLGDSDNSAGPPRVPSASSQTDPVKATTKVGEADESSDTDATASTSRVATPPNVILRIPSFKPTTKNGVATRGSGSLPSSEIPFQTVGVPAFPGQESSHVLNSSSNNSNESCSPPASNLVGKGIGVSLRDVIAKSISQKFQPTDLPMSQKLLLSADEPPPFKRGRFTPPLNTNITSCTIKHNNNNNTNVDDKNKTSPAGGKASSNSTGKGTRPKRGKYRNYDRDSLVEAVRAVQRGEMSVHRAGSYYGVPHSTLEYKVKERHLMRPRKREPKQQQSDEVKRKDESGTSIPRSTATTSSALANDKLKTLPKPPKTAFNSPAPLPGAPNGLKIPPLFDPSLSLAAYANVTTAFPFWPGPFHALPVPDFATPAGSFPPNPEHFFAPQMIHRLQDETRTAPRTSPSSAVPPLGKTAREMAASLYDGTGANGNFLDGIIRSSLEMGLPSSSPKEGSTGVGNSGKMSNKALIDQLCRNSCVTPLPKAPTPFSIKDCSTSVNSSDEEPVRQESVIQDKPLESASPAEPVVCLSNSSSGLPEHDCRIDSEHVTSVSDEKHSKDSVLPLSGVHCVTPTEDSSELFTKDSSEFHKEHVHNPTDESACDSKTVKILGDIEAAKDLLPKEEGNEDSEQTEDTKSMTVNS, encoded by the exons ATGCACTACAACCGTGGCTCTTCGT GTTTGGAACGGGTAGCGGAGGAGTTAATgggaagaaggaaatggaaacatTATCAGGAGTCAGTTTTGAGAAGTAGACCGCAAGCAGACATAGAACCCAGCAGCAGTGATTGGCAAGTTGAAGACAAATGTTGCTTTTGCGACGGTGGGATGTTCCTAAGACCAGCAACA AGTCCACAGTCCGACAGCTGCAGTAGTTCCAACAGCCACAGCAGTTTTCACGAAACCCAGTCGACAGTAGCAGCAGACAATTCACCTCCCAGGCTGGCGATGACAACACTCGAACCGGTCACGTCACTGGCCGCGTCGCTGGCAGCTATCCCGACCTACAGCCCGGGACCCGCACAGGGCCAGAGCCAGGGGCACTCCGCAATGGCAACCACCCCTCCAGCAGGCCTCTCTCTCTACCCCGCAGTAGCACGCCATCGAACACCTGCGGGACTCTTCCCTCCGTGGTACATGTCACCGACGGCACCTGCTCCGAACGTGCAGTCGGAAGGAAAGACTGAACCGGAAACTCCACCCGTCGTCGTATCCCTCCCTGCATCTACACCGCTGTCGGTGCCATCAGCTGCGGCGAGTGAGCAGCCTTTGGACTTGAGTGCCAAAGCCAAGGAAGAAGCCTCTGCACCCAGCGCCTCACCTGTGCCTCAGCCTTTGGGATTGGCAACTCTGAGTTTGGACAGCAAGCAGATATTCAA GGCGAAACCAAGAATGAGTGCAGTGGCAGGTCGAAGGACATACACAGAAGAAGAGCTTCAGGCTGCTCTGAGAGATATCCAGAGTGGAAAATTAGGAACTCGACGTGCAGCTGTTATTTATGGTATACCACGCTCCACACTTCGGAACAAAGTGTACAAGTTGGCTATGGAGCGTGAACGTGACGCACACTTAGTGGTTCCTACAGTAGAGGAAAGAGACCTATCTGGCGCTGAGGATGAGAAGGAAGTTGAACGTGCTTTAAGTCGTCCTCTTCTTTCTGTTGATGATCTTCTGCGATTATCTGTGCTAGATGGGGATGCTCTTAGAGTTCTTCTGGAGGAAGTTTCTGCAGGACACAATCGTGAAGCAAGTGAGTCAGCATCCTCCCCAGTGTTTCCACAGTCTAGTGAACTTTGGCATGGTCTAGAACAGAGTGCATTGGGACCTTACATCTCCCAGCTTCTGATAGCTGGAAGTGCTCAAGATCCTTGCCATGCTGAAAGTGGAGGTACACTCCCAAAATTTTCTTCCCCTCTTCTCCCCGAACTTGTCCGCCGCATGATGGCAGAGGAGCAGCAACAGCAGATAAAGAAGCTAGGTAGTGCCAATAATTTGGAAGCAAATACAAATGTAACATTGAATGGTGCTTCAGGTGATGAGATACAGAAGTTAGGTGATAGCGACAACAGTGCTGGGCCACCGAGAGTTCCGTCTGCATCATCTCAAACAGACCCTGTGAAAGCTACAACAAAAGTTGGGGAAGCAGACGAATCATCTGACACAGATGCAACAGCTTCCACTTCTAGAGTTGCCACACCACCAAATGTGATACTGAGAATTCCGTCCTTTAAACCAACTACGAAAAATGGTGTGGCTACTCGAGGAAGTGGAAGTTTGCCTTCTAGTGAAATTCCATTCCAGACTGTTGGAGTTCCTGCATTTCCTGGCCAGGAATCTAGTCATGTATTgaacagcagcagtaacaacagtaATGAGTCTTGTTCACCACCAGCATCTAACCTTGTAGGAAAAGGGATCGGGGTCAGTTTACGTGATGTTATAGCCAAAAGCATTAGTCAGAAGTTTCAACCGACTGATCTTCCAATGTCACAGAAGCTCTTATTATCAGCAGATGAGCCACCCCCATTTAAGAGAGGTCGTTTTACTCCtccattaaatacaaatatcacatcgTGCACTATAAaacacaataacaataacaacactaaTGTTGATGATAAAAACAAGACATCCCCTGCAGGTGGAAAAGCTTCATCAAATTCTACTGGCAAAGGAACCCGGCCAAAACGTGGAAAATACCGTAATTATGACCGTGATAGTTTGGTGGAAGCTGTTAGAGCAGTGCAGAGGGGTGAAATGAGTGTCCATAGGGCAGGATCATATTATGGTGTTCCACATTCAACATTAGAATACAAGGTGAAAGAGAGACATTTGATGAGACCTCGGAAGAGGGAGCCCAAGCAACAACAGTCTGATGAAGTTAAAAGGAAAGATGAATCTGGAACTTCAATTCCAAGGAGCACAGCAACGACCTCATCAGCACTGGCAAATGataaacttaaaactttgcctaaaCCTCCCAAGACTGCCTTTAATTCACCTGCTCCATTACCTGGTGCACCAAATGGTCTGAAAATACCACCCTTGTTTGATCCCAGTTTATCTCTTGCTGCATATGCTAATGTTACAACAGCCTTTCCATTTTGGCCTGGTCCATTTCATGCCTTACCAGTTCCAGATTTTGCCACTCCTGCTGGTAGCTTTCCTCCAAATCCTGAACATTTCTTTGCACCACAAATGATACACAGGCTACAAGATGAAACTAGGACTGCACCACGAACGAGCCCGTCTTCAGCAGTTCCTCCTCTTGGGAAGACTGCACGAGAGATGGCAGCATCTTTGTATGATGGAACAGGAGCTAATGGTAATTTTCTTGATGGTATAATTCGTTCAAGTCTTGAGATGGGTTTGCCATCATCCTCACCCAAAGAAGGCAGTACAGGTGTGGGAAATAGCGGAAAAATGTCTAACAAAGCACTCATTGATCAGCTTTGTCGTAACAGTTGTGTCACTCCTCTGCCCAAAGCTCCAACACCTTTTAGTATAAAAGATTGCAGTACCAGTGTAAATAGCTCAGATGAAGAACCTGTAAGGCAAGAAAGTGTCATCCAGGACAAGCCCTTAGAATCTGCTTCTCCTGCAGAGCCTGTAGTTTGTCTATCAAATTCATCCAGTGGCCTGCCAGAACATGACTGTAGAATAGATAGTGAACATGTTACTTCAGTTTCAGATGAAAAACATAGCAAGGACAGTGTTTTGCCACTGTCAGGGGTGCACTGTGTGACACCAACTGAAGATAGTTCTGAATTATTTACTAAAGATTCAAGTGAATTTCATAAAGAACATGTTCATAATCCAACTGATGAAAGTGCCTGTGATAGTAAAACTGTAAAAATACTTGGTGATATTGAAGCTGCCAAAGACTTACTCCCTAAAGAAGAAGGCAATGAGGATTCAGAACAAACTGAGGATACCAAATCAATGACGGTCAACTCATAG